A genome region from Brassica oleracea var. oleracea cultivar TO1000 chromosome C2, BOL, whole genome shotgun sequence includes the following:
- the LOC106327547 gene encoding cyclin-T1-5-like — MAGVLAGECSYGESGVSSHSRNSHEKQDELSRWYFGRKEIEENSPSRLDGIDLKKETYLRKSYCTFLQDLGMRLKVPQVTIATAIIFCHRFFFRQSHAKNDRRTIATVCMFLAGKVEETPRPLNNVISVSYEIINKKDPGAAQKIKQKEVYEQQKELILNGEKIVLSTLGFDLNVLHPYKPLVEAIKKFKVAQNALAQVAWNFVNDGLRTSLCLQFQPHHIAAGAIFLAAKFLKVKLPSDGEKVWWQEFDVTPRQLEDVSNQMLELYEQNRVPASQGSEVESSVGGGSAHRPGSRNATSTDEHHVGSRQASARSSHEPSNSDNHGGSSKGGLDQNNGNGDVEAATVSVDHKEESPHHENQQVNKDNVREVPHNFRPLVEGAGKDNSERESGELPDYGAVHKSRNVETVVVAPIGQSPKDLKMLRDKVKAKREKAKKLLGERTMKKDLIDEDDFIERELEDVELAVEDENAKQKNVPKAENSDLMGTEHGAVKNAEEGEMVNDVSQMMHSRKRKMGSPPENQSEGKRRLSSENGEQGHKTSRGSSSSHHGDREHRRHS; from the exons ATGGCTGGAGTACTAGCTGGGGAATGTTCGTACGGTGAGAGTGGAGTTTCATCTCACTCGAGGAATTCTCATGAAAAGCAAGACGAGCTTTCCCGCTGGTACTTTGGAAGAAAGGAAATTGAAGAAAATTCACCCTCGAGGCTGGATGGTATTGACTTGAAGAAGGAAACTTACCTCCGCAAATCCTACTGTACATTTCTCCAGGACTTGGGCATGAGATTGAAAGT TCCCCAGGTTACAATAGCTACCGCGATTATCTTCTGTCATCGCTTCTTCTTTCGCCAATCACATGCAAAGAATGACAGAAGG ACGATTGCAACTGTATGTATGTTCCTTGCTGGAAAAGTTGAGGAAACTCCACGGCCCTTGAATAACGTTATTTCTGTATCCTATGAGATAATCAACAAGAAGGATCCTGGTGCTGCCCAGAAAATCAAGCAAAAG GAAGTATATGAGCAACAAAAAGAGCTTATACTAAACGGAGAAAAGATAGTACTTTCTACACTAGGCTTTGACCTCAATGTTCTCCATCCTTATAAACCCCTCGTAGAAGCAATAAAGAAGTTTAAGGTTGCCCAGAATGCTCTTGCCCAAGTTGCCTGGAATTTTGTTAACGATGG TCTGCGGACATCACTCTGCCTGCAATTCCAGCCTCATCACATCGCGGCTGGTGCTATTTTTCTTGCGGCCAAGTTCCTTAAAGTGAAGTTACCATCGGATGGAGAGAAGGTTTGGTGGCAAGAGTTTGATGTTACACCCCGACAATTGGAGG ATGTTAGCAACCAAATGCTTGAGCTTTATGAGCAAAACCGTGTACCTGCATCTCAAGGAAGCGAAGTAGAAAGTAGTGTGGGTGGAGGGTCAGCTCATCGTCCAGGCTCCAGAAATGCAACGTCAACAGATGAGCATCATGTTGGTTCTAGGCAAGCATCAGCACGTTCAAGCCATGAACCTTCAAACTCTGATAATCATGGGGGTTCATCAAAAGGCGGTTTGGATCAGAACAATGGCAATGGGGATGTTGAGGCAGCTACTGTCAGTGTCGATCACAAAGAGGAGAGCCCACATCATGAAAATCAGCAAGTTAATAAGGACAATGTGAGAGAAGTCCCCCATAACTTTAGACCTTTAGTTGAGGGAGCTGGGAAGGACAATTCAGAAAGAGAGAGTGGAGAACTTCCAGATTATGGCGCTGTTCATAAATCTAGAAATGTTGAAACAGTTGTTGTTGCCCCAATCGGCCAATCGCCAAAAGACTTGAAAATGCTCCGGGATAAGGTGAAGGCTAAGCGAGAGAAGGCTAAGAAGTTGCTAGGTGAAAGAACAATGAAAAAGGATTTGATAGATGAGGATGATTTCATTGAAAGAGAGCTGGAAGATGTGGAACTAGCTGTTGAGGATGAAAACGCCAAGCAAAAGAATGTACCAAAGGCCGAGAACTCTGATCTCATGGGCACAGAACATGGGGCAGTAAAAAATGCAGAAGAAGGTGAAATGGTAAACGATGTGTCTCAGATGATGCATAGCAGAAAGAGAAAAATGGGGAGCCCTCCTGAAAATCAGTCTGAAGGAAAGAGACGCCTCAGTAGCGAGAACGGTGAACAAGGCCACAAGACGAGCAGAGGAAGTAGTAGTAGTCATCATGGTGACAGAGAGCACAGAAGACACTCGTAA